In Vibrio marisflavi CECT 7928, the following are encoded in one genomic region:
- a CDS encoding hybrid sensor histidine kinase/response regulator, whose protein sequence is MNIRSSLKRKSIFALVGYMLLVIILVGSISYKVVEPPVRHSLEHGLDLSTQLMSDQIQLPLNSSIGVLQSIVSVGNTGIPQHEQEILLHSLFSVLDGIAVSGGLWPEPYSVNPKVEYTSLFYNRASDGAIDKINSWNNPETGGYNKQDWYLSAANKPLGTVTWSQVYIDAYTQVQMITASSPYYVNGKFAGVATIDLSLKDLIEFVNEQAEDFGLGVLLKDGYGEVITEHNFKLVNGIYVSKLSFGHFNWSVDVINAQKLIGKRVYEIISSVELGIIPLMLLLVLIGYVLINRYLIRPIAVIAQKVDDSKQGGIIDMAYNSEDEIRHLIDTFNQKTVFLEAEKVKAQASTQAKSSFLATLSHEIRTPMNGVLGTAQLLLKTDLSEEQRKHLKSLYDSGDHMMTLLNEILDFSKIEQGHLELDRAPFPLGSIMGSINSVYHTLCTEKGLLFKVYSDVSPDRWYMSDKARVRQVLFNLLNNAVKFTSRGFVEVNFKEQVTDGTTFLCITVRDTGIGISKSAQEKIFRPFEQAESTTTRRYGGTGLGLAIVKQICELMSGSISVKSESGIGTSFEVKLGLEVCEPGSVEVKVHRKLNYEGLQVLIVEDNRTNTIIIDGFMKSKGFKCQSVENGEEAIKIMSTTHFDLVLMDNHMPVMDGVEATSAIRQLPGDRKNTLIFGCTADVFKETRERMMSAGVDCIIAKPIDENELDDALYRYSEKLYQFHSEQVVTPDVTDFEELLVNLYVSIENKQYDKSAALVENLISSFNEDPRDQFAEVLQRILECLKNHSEPEKEDIDLITVLVADKCH, encoded by the coding sequence ATGAATATACGCTCCTCATTGAAGCGCAAGAGTATCTTTGCGCTAGTCGGCTATATGCTCTTGGTCATTATTCTTGTTGGATCAATTAGCTATAAGGTAGTTGAACCCCCTGTACGTCATAGTCTAGAGCACGGCTTAGATTTAAGTACTCAGCTAATGTCGGATCAAATACAGTTGCCTCTCAATAGTTCCATAGGGGTTCTCCAAAGTATCGTCAGCGTTGGCAACACTGGCATACCTCAACACGAACAAGAGATTTTACTTCATTCTTTGTTTAGTGTTTTAGATGGTATTGCCGTGAGTGGCGGGCTTTGGCCTGAGCCATACTCTGTAAACCCCAAAGTTGAATATACGAGCTTGTTTTATAACAGAGCGTCTGATGGAGCTATTGATAAAATCAATTCTTGGAACAACCCAGAAACAGGGGGTTACAACAAACAAGACTGGTACCTATCAGCCGCAAATAAACCATTAGGAACAGTGACATGGTCACAGGTTTACATAGATGCGTATACGCAAGTTCAGATGATTACCGCTTCTTCTCCGTATTATGTTAATGGGAAGTTTGCGGGGGTGGCGACCATCGATTTATCTTTAAAAGATTTGATTGAGTTCGTTAATGAACAAGCGGAAGATTTTGGCCTAGGGGTATTACTCAAAGATGGTTATGGCGAAGTTATTACTGAGCACAATTTTAAGCTGGTAAATGGCATATACGTCAGTAAATTAAGTTTTGGCCATTTTAATTGGTCTGTGGATGTCATCAACGCTCAAAAGCTGATTGGTAAGCGAGTGTATGAAATTATTAGCAGTGTTGAGCTTGGAATCATTCCTCTAATGTTGTTGCTGGTTTTGATTGGTTATGTCCTCATCAATCGATATTTGATCAGGCCAATTGCTGTTATCGCTCAAAAAGTTGATGATTCGAAGCAAGGTGGGATCATCGATATGGCGTACAACAGCGAGGATGAAATACGCCATCTTATCGACACCTTTAATCAGAAAACCGTTTTCCTAGAAGCAGAAAAAGTCAAAGCTCAAGCATCCACTCAGGCAAAAAGCTCCTTCTTAGCCACACTTTCCCACGAGATACGTACACCGATGAATGGTGTGCTAGGAACAGCTCAGCTGCTATTGAAAACCGATTTAAGCGAAGAGCAGAGAAAGCATTTAAAAAGTTTGTATGACTCTGGCGACCATATGATGACTCTGCTTAATGAAATATTAGACTTTTCCAAGATAGAGCAAGGCCACCTAGAATTGGATCGCGCCCCATTTCCGTTAGGGTCTATTATGGGCAGCATTAATAGTGTGTATCACACACTGTGCACGGAAAAAGGATTGCTATTTAAAGTGTACTCCGATGTTTCACCGGATCGCTGGTATATGTCTGACAAAGCACGTGTGCGTCAAGTTTTGTTCAACTTGCTCAACAATGCAGTTAAGTTTACTTCCAGAGGTTTTGTGGAGGTCAATTTCAAAGAACAAGTCACGGATGGCACTACATTCCTCTGCATTACCGTTAGAGATACAGGAATTGGCATATCCAAATCAGCTCAGGAAAAGATATTTAGGCCATTTGAACAAGCGGAATCTACGACTACGCGTCGATATGGAGGAACAGGACTAGGCTTGGCGATAGTTAAGCAGATATGCGAGCTGATGAGCGGTAGTATATCGGTTAAAAGTGAGTCAGGAATAGGGACTAGCTTTGAAGTGAAGCTAGGGCTTGAAGTATGTGAGCCCGGCTCTGTGGAAGTGAAGGTTCATCGTAAGTTGAATTATGAAGGTCTTCAAGTTTTGATAGTGGAAGACAACCGCACTAACACCATTATTATTGATGGATTCATGAAGAGTAAGGGCTTCAAGTGCCAAAGTGTTGAGAATGGCGAAGAGGCCATCAAAATCATGTCGACTACCCATTTTGATTTGGTACTGATGGATAATCACATGCCGGTGATGGATGGAGTGGAAGCTACCTCTGCTATTCGTCAGCTTCCGGGAGATAGAAAAAACACGCTGATTTTTGGTTGTACGGCAGATGTATTTAAGGAGACTCGCGAGAGAATGATGAGTGCAGGGGTAGATTGCATCATTGCGAAGCCTATTGATGAAAATGAGTTGGACGATGCGCTGTATCGCTATTCAGAAAAACTTTATCAATTCCACTCAGAACAAGTCGTGACGCCAGATGTAACGGATTTCGAAGAGTTATTGGTGAATCTCTATGTGTCTATTGAAAATAAGCAATATGACAAGTCAGCGGCTTTAGTAGAAAACTTAATCAGCAGTTTTAATGAAGACCCAAGAGATCAGTTTGCAGAAGTGTTGCAGCGTATTTTGGAGTGTTTGAAAAATCACAGCGAACCAGAAAAAGAAGATATTGATCTTATTACGGTGCTTGTAGCGGATAAGTGCCACTAG
- a CDS encoding MFS transporter has translation MPQNAPSNAPSQPVIGIGWTFSRRILAFISIMMVYFFYDLNWMIDGNIRHSLINTYGFSFTQVSMIFSALELGTIPGTLIFGVIAAKTSKKRTLMLIALMMSIFTLLPLISPSSLQVWLASRFIAGLALGGCFGTSIALVVDLFPSKSRAIFASILYSSFAIGIQVSGYMYSIMGSSGWKLLLTICAVGPIIGMIAVALFVPDDFQHMNQLKKMQKETTGKSEVSYVSMYRNHTRIGVSVLLLSACNFLAYSLFNNNSLHYMTDTLNLSQNIAGEVFMCSGVGLFIGYYFWGIMASWIGRKVGIVGFIIAAISLLLYLKAGANHQALLYPFSFMVGFGFGSTSYWGVFYTELFPERYRPIAAGISFNGGRLATSIAIPAITASSHGEISVVFFWSIAAVIFGAIMWATLPETLSKKHTNAKQKLTSIKKGV, from the coding sequence ATGCCGCAAAATGCCCCCTCTAACGCACCTTCTCAACCCGTGATAGGTATTGGGTGGACTTTCAGCCGAAGAATATTAGCTTTTATTTCAATTATGATGGTGTACTTTTTCTACGATCTTAACTGGATGATCGACGGTAACATACGGCACTCCCTTATTAACACCTATGGATTTTCATTTACTCAAGTGAGTATGATTTTTAGTGCGTTGGAGCTCGGGACAATTCCAGGTACATTGATCTTTGGTGTTATAGCGGCAAAAACAAGCAAAAAGCGCACACTAATGTTAATTGCATTGATGATGAGCATCTTCACTCTACTGCCGTTGATCTCTCCTAGTAGCTTACAAGTGTGGCTAGCTTCCCGTTTTATCGCTGGCTTAGCATTGGGGGGATGCTTTGGAACTTCTATTGCTCTGGTCGTCGACTTATTTCCGTCTAAGAGCCGTGCCATATTCGCTTCAATTCTTTATAGCTCGTTCGCCATAGGCATCCAAGTCTCGGGCTATATGTACAGTATCATGGGCAGTAGTGGCTGGAAGCTTTTGTTAACCATTTGTGCTGTTGGACCAATCATTGGCATGATTGCAGTCGCCTTATTTGTCCCCGATGATTTCCAACACATGAACCAGCTTAAAAAAATGCAAAAAGAAACTACCGGTAAAAGCGAAGTATCATACGTATCCATGTATCGCAATCACACTCGCATAGGCGTGAGTGTTCTTCTCCTCTCTGCTTGCAACTTTCTAGCCTATTCTCTCTTTAACAACAACAGCTTACACTATATGACTGACACACTAAATCTTTCTCAAAATATCGCAGGGGAAGTCTTCATGTGCAGTGGCGTGGGCCTTTTCATCGGCTACTATTTTTGGGGAATTATGGCCAGCTGGATAGGACGAAAAGTTGGTATCGTTGGCTTTATCATTGCCGCAATTTCATTACTCCTATACCTAAAAGCAGGTGCGAATCACCAAGCCCTTCTCTACCCTTTCTCTTTTATGGTCGGTTTTGGCTTCGGTAGCACTTCTTACTGGGGCGTTTTCTACACCGAATTGTTCCCTGAAAGATATCGCCCAATAGCAGCTGGTATATCCTTTAACGGTGGGCGACTCGCGACCTCCATCGCCATCCCTGCTATTACTGCTTCATCTCATGGAGAGATATCAGTAGTATTTTTTTGGTCTATTGCAGCTGTTATTTTTGGGGCCATCATGTGGGCAACACTGCCTGAAACTTTATCTAAAAAGCATACGAATGCAAAACAAAAACTCACTAGCATAAAGAAAGGCGTTTAA
- a CDS encoding endonuclease — MNKLLKISLLLCSLLPALAFAFSNQGNTTNDSFSKAKKLMQKYIYVQPEEMHTIYCGAKFDKHKHVTLPSGFQANKYRNRLNKWEAEHVVPAENFGRYFTAWREGSPKCVDKRGRHYKGRKCATKVSEEYRLMQADLYNLFPAIGSVNALRQNYNFTMLSNAHSDFGSCDMRIKNNKVQPPTRARGIIARTYLYFAETYPTFKMSSSQKKLMLAWDKQYPVTHSECQRAKIIQHIQGNIDPVLAARCS, encoded by the coding sequence ATGAATAAACTGCTCAAAATTTCACTATTGCTCTGTTCCCTACTTCCAGCTTTAGCATTTGCCTTCAGCAACCAAGGTAACACGACTAACGACTCATTCAGCAAAGCAAAAAAGCTGATGCAAAAATACATCTACGTTCAGCCAGAAGAAATGCACACTATCTACTGCGGTGCAAAATTTGATAAGCACAAGCATGTCACGTTACCTTCAGGCTTCCAAGCAAACAAGTATCGAAATCGACTTAATAAGTGGGAGGCTGAACATGTGGTACCTGCAGAGAACTTCGGTCGATACTTCACAGCATGGAGAGAAGGGAGCCCTAAATGCGTAGACAAACGTGGTAGGCATTACAAAGGACGCAAATGCGCCACGAAAGTAAGTGAAGAGTACCGATTGATGCAGGCTGACTTGTACAACCTCTTCCCAGCTATTGGCAGTGTTAATGCATTGAGGCAGAATTACAACTTCACTATGTTATCCAATGCCCACTCCGATTTTGGCTCTTGCGACATGAGAATCAAAAATAACAAAGTTCAACCTCCTACCAGAGCAAGAGGCATTATTGCACGTACCTATCTTTACTTTGCCGAAACCTACCCTACTTTCAAAATGAGCTCAAGCCAGAAGAAACTCATGTTAGCTTGGGACAAGCAATATCCTGTCACTCATTCTGAGTGTCAGCGAGCCAAAATAATCCAACATATTCAAGGCAATATCGATCCTGTTTTAGCTGCACGATGCAGTTAA
- a CDS encoding ABC transporter ATP-binding protein has product MNKAWLFNQASKHKRKLVIANIVATLAALLSVPIPLLMPVLVDEVLLKKPGEGITLLNMMLPHNWQTAMGYIAMVTFLVVFMRLASQALNIYQTRQFTLISKSLTCFLRQQLLDKLGKVSMRQYEDLGSGALTSHLVTDIETIDSFISRTLSRFVVSVISVIGIAVVLFWIDWKLGLFIVLLNPVIVYLSRLMGQRVKRLKKLENQSFERFQQRLVETLEGLYQLRASNREREYLSRLKDDSNAIRIDADNYAWQSDAANRLSFLTFLVGFEIFRAAAIALVLMGDLTIGQIFAIFGYLWFMLSPIQDLLNIQYSWFSASAAMKRLNRILQLEEEVRPKASVDPFVPSQSFSIEFNNVCFAYNKERQVLRNLNLLIPEGKRVALVGASGGGKSTLIQLLLGVYQKESGDILINGHPIEQVGYEELRAKVATVLQHPMIFNDTVRQNLTLGEDYEDAALYQALQVAQLSELINGLPEGLESQLGKQGVRLSGGQRQRLAIARMVLTNPDFVILDEATSALDSTTESLLHTAMNEFLQGKTTLIVAHRLSAVKQADIIYVLEDGKVVQSGQHHELVEQEGLYQTLYG; this is encoded by the coding sequence ATTAATAAAGCTTGGCTTTTTAACCAAGCCTCTAAACACAAAAGAAAGTTAGTTATTGCCAATATAGTGGCGACGCTCGCTGCGTTATTAAGCGTTCCTATTCCTCTTCTAATGCCTGTGTTGGTTGACGAAGTACTTCTTAAAAAGCCCGGGGAAGGAATAACTCTTCTCAATATGATGTTGCCTCACAATTGGCAAACAGCGATGGGTTACATTGCAATGGTGACTTTTTTGGTTGTGTTTATGCGTCTAGCCAGCCAAGCTTTGAACATCTATCAAACTCGTCAATTTACCCTCATATCAAAATCACTCACTTGTTTTTTGCGCCAACAGTTGTTGGATAAACTGGGCAAGGTGAGTATGCGTCAATATGAAGATTTAGGTAGTGGTGCGTTAACTTCGCACCTGGTCACAGACATAGAGACGATAGATAGCTTCATTAGTAGGACGCTCAGCCGATTTGTGGTTTCTGTAATAAGCGTAATTGGTATTGCAGTGGTTTTGTTTTGGATAGATTGGAAGCTCGGCCTGTTTATTGTGTTGCTTAACCCAGTGATTGTGTATCTATCGCGATTGATGGGACAACGAGTTAAGCGGCTAAAGAAACTCGAAAACCAATCCTTTGAGCGATTCCAGCAGCGTTTGGTGGAAACGTTAGAGGGGCTATACCAACTGCGAGCTTCCAACAGAGAGCGCGAATATTTAAGTCGACTCAAAGATGATTCCAACGCCATAAGAATTGATGCAGATAACTATGCTTGGCAGTCGGATGCTGCAAATCGACTTTCATTTTTGACCTTTTTAGTTGGGTTTGAAATCTTCCGAGCAGCAGCGATTGCATTGGTTTTGATGGGCGATCTTACTATTGGCCAGATCTTTGCTATTTTTGGCTATCTTTGGTTTATGCTTTCACCCATTCAGGATTTGCTAAATATACAGTATTCATGGTTCAGTGCTTCTGCAGCGATGAAACGTTTGAATAGAATCCTTCAACTTGAAGAGGAAGTTAGACCAAAGGCAAGTGTTGATCCATTTGTTCCCTCACAGTCGTTTTCAATTGAGTTTAACAATGTTTGTTTTGCATACAATAAAGAGCGACAGGTTCTGCGTAATCTCAATTTGTTGATTCCAGAAGGAAAGCGAGTTGCGTTAGTAGGGGCTTCAGGTGGAGGGAAATCTACATTAATACAGTTACTGTTGGGTGTTTATCAAAAAGAAAGCGGCGATATTTTAATTAATGGCCATCCAATAGAGCAAGTGGGTTATGAAGAACTAAGAGCAAAAGTAGCAACAGTTCTGCAGCATCCAATGATCTTTAATGACACTGTGAGGCAGAACTTAACTCTCGGTGAAGATTATGAAGATGCAGCGTTATATCAAGCACTGCAAGTCGCTCAGCTATCTGAGCTGATTAATGGATTGCCAGAAGGGTTAGAATCTCAGCTAGGAAAGCAAGGTGTGAGGTTATCTGGAGGGCAGCGTCAGCGGCTTGCTATTGCCCGCATGGTATTGACCAATCCGGATTTTGTTATCTTGGATGAAGCGACTTCAGCCTTGGATTCAACAACTGAATCCTTGTTACACACCGCTATGAATGAGTTTTTGCAAGGTAAGACGACCCTGATAGTAGCTCACCGACTTTCTGCAGTAAAACAAGCCGATATTATCTATGTACTGGAGGACGGAAAAGTGGTGCAATCTGGCCAGCACCACGAATTGGTAGAGCAGGAAGGGTTGTATCAAACACTATATGGCTAA
- a CDS encoding FUSC family protein has product MLSQAKQYLHGHQQLVHALRITLALAFTLLFYHVTQLPHSLWGPITVSVVMNQPQHGALLHKGLQRIIGTTLGATVGLVTVLFPTHLPLIAPLWMLLGVFLLSLRMQGKYHYLFFLAVMTLLIVGYQESADVEVSVALWRVANIMIGTAIAILFSQLFPIHTSTIWRQLQHKVLTNLRTLYLAHASSQLPSNEHLYQLRRKVITDHVKMSGLMANLQKEKPSHIEKFQQYLQSQRALIALIEQLVDTHWSTEISHQKLIESTELKYVLDSIGTTFEKLERCDLNTIDLPKIADVVSIAKNLMKIDDPEKETFKLGPYGYLWLTRQLIVNLDNLVKHKLALDKLRYYERESV; this is encoded by the coding sequence ATGCTCTCCCAAGCCAAGCAATACCTTCACGGGCATCAACAGTTAGTGCATGCACTTCGCATCACATTAGCCTTAGCATTCACATTATTGTTTTATCACGTTACCCAGCTTCCACATTCTTTATGGGGACCAATTACTGTCTCGGTCGTGATGAATCAACCGCAACATGGTGCTCTGCTACATAAAGGTTTACAGAGAATAATTGGTACTACTCTTGGTGCAACAGTTGGCCTTGTTACTGTACTTTTCCCTACACATTTGCCGCTTATCGCACCACTATGGATGTTGCTTGGCGTCTTTTTGCTTAGCCTGAGGATGCAGGGAAAATATCATTATCTGTTTTTCCTTGCCGTTATGACTTTACTGATTGTTGGCTATCAAGAGTCCGCCGATGTTGAAGTGTCTGTCGCTCTTTGGCGTGTCGCCAACATTATGATCGGAACAGCAATTGCGATTCTCTTTTCCCAGCTTTTTCCTATCCATACGTCAACAATTTGGAGACAGCTACAGCACAAAGTGCTCACCAACTTAAGGACTTTATATCTGGCTCATGCGTCTTCTCAGCTTCCCTCCAACGAGCATTTATATCAGTTACGCCGTAAGGTCATTACTGACCATGTAAAAATGTCTGGCTTGATGGCCAACCTACAAAAAGAAAAACCATCACACATAGAAAAATTCCAGCAGTATTTACAAAGCCAGCGAGCACTCATCGCTTTAATTGAGCAGCTAGTAGACACTCATTGGAGCACAGAAATCAGCCACCAGAAGCTAATTGAAAGTACAGAGCTGAAATACGTTTTGGATTCCATTGGGACGACGTTTGAAAAACTAGAGCGTTGTGACCTAAATACGATTGATTTGCCAAAGATCGCAGACGTGGTTTCTATAGCCAAAAATCTAATGAAAATTGATGATCCGGAAAAAGAGACCTTTAAGCTGGGTCCTTATGGCTATTTGTGGCTGACCAGGCAGCTGATCGTCAATTTAGACAACTTAGTCAAACACAAACTGGCACTAGACAAGCTTCGATATTACGAACGCGAGTCTGTTTAG
- a CDS encoding substrate-binding periplasmic protein, whose amino-acid sequence MQKVWMLFLTLMLTVLSFASVSEPLPESDPWGQLIFVTEKYPPHNYVDDQGQLTGLSVEVILGAAKLAGSQLAPEHIEILPWARGYKMALNHKDTVLFTTSRKPEREALFQWIGPISKGSPSVLLARKTSEISIGSSSDLLNYRIGVIRGDSLQKRLEDLGVPSKMLVKSHSPEELAKLLNRREIDLWAHNPAGAEKILRQYGISPDKFESVYQFKFNDNYIAANKHISQEVITRVQKALDKFKATKEYQSILTKYQ is encoded by the coding sequence ATGCAAAAAGTATGGATGCTATTTCTTACACTCATGTTAACAGTGCTGTCTTTCGCAAGTGTAAGTGAGCCACTACCAGAGTCGGACCCTTGGGGTCAGCTAATATTTGTTACTGAAAAATATCCGCCGCATAACTACGTGGATGATCAAGGCCAGCTGACTGGGTTGTCTGTAGAAGTCATCCTAGGTGCTGCTAAATTGGCGGGTTCCCAGTTGGCACCAGAACATATTGAAATATTACCTTGGGCTCGTGGTTACAAAATGGCTTTAAACCATAAAGATACCGTCTTATTCACGACTTCAAGAAAGCCAGAGAGGGAAGCCTTATTTCAATGGATTGGCCCCATATCTAAAGGGTCACCTTCAGTACTTCTTGCAAGAAAGACAAGCGAAATATCCATTGGTAGTTCCAGTGACTTATTGAACTACCGTATCGGTGTCATTCGTGGTGACAGCTTGCAAAAACGATTGGAAGACCTGGGTGTGCCATCGAAGATGTTGGTGAAATCTCACAGTCCTGAGGAGTTGGCTAAGCTATTGAACCGACGAGAAATAGATTTGTGGGCACACAATCCTGCTGGTGCGGAAAAAATACTGCGACAGTATGGTATTTCACCCGACAAGTTTGAAAGTGTGTATCAATTTAAATTTAATGATAATTATATTGCGGCAAATAAACATATTTCTCAGGAAGTAATAACGCGCGTTCAAAAGGCATTGGATAAGTTTAAGGCGACGAAGGAATACCAATCTATTTTGACTAAATACCAGTAA
- a CDS encoding substrate-binding periplasmic protein has translation MSVNNIWTLLIFVAVFIGFNTSVRAELPSDDPWAGLTFITEEYPPFNYKGADGKLTGLSVETLIAAAKGAGSELSVDDILILPWARGYRMAENDKNVVLFTTSRKPKREKLFLWAGPLSKGSPSVLLARKDRGIKIKDVKDLYKYRIGVIRGDSLENRVKALGGPDKNIIKVHSGELLAEQLEKGRVDFWAFNLQGAIKILDTLNIPKSDFEIVYRFPFNDNYLAINTKTSPKMVEKLQKALDNFKKTSDYQQLLKKYNHNTTSL, from the coding sequence ATGTCTGTGAACAACATATGGACTTTGTTGATCTTTGTTGCAGTATTTATTGGCTTCAACACAAGCGTACGAGCCGAATTGCCATCGGATGACCCATGGGCAGGGCTGACATTTATTACGGAAGAGTATCCTCCTTTTAATTACAAAGGGGCTGATGGAAAACTAACAGGCTTATCCGTTGAAACCTTAATAGCTGCTGCAAAAGGTGCTGGCTCTGAACTTAGCGTAGATGACATATTGATTTTGCCTTGGGCGAGAGGTTATCGGATGGCAGAGAACGATAAAAACGTCGTACTGTTTACGACATCAAGAAAACCAAAACGAGAGAAATTATTTTTGTGGGCAGGACCACTGTCAAAAGGTTCACCATCGGTGCTTCTCGCTCGTAAAGATAGAGGAATCAAAATCAAGGATGTCAAAGATCTTTATAAATATCGAATCGGTGTAATTCGTGGCGACAGCCTAGAGAATCGCGTTAAGGCGTTAGGTGGGCCAGACAAGAACATTATCAAAGTGCACAGTGGGGAGCTGCTAGCAGAGCAGCTAGAGAAAGGTAGAGTGGACTTTTGGGCATTCAATCTACAAGGGGCGATTAAAATTCTCGATACACTTAATATTCCTAAGTCCGACTTTGAAATCGTATATCGATTCCCGTTTAACGATAACTACCTTGCAATAAACACTAAGACTTCTCCTAAAATGGTCGAGAAGTTACAAAAAGCATTAGACAACTTCAAAAAAACAAGTGATTACCAGCAACTTCTGAAGAAATACAATCACAATACGACGAGTCTATAA
- a CDS encoding DUF1496 domain-containing protein, with protein MNKALITFMVAALSLPSLAEVITLPKQSSRGAVVVNNEDAKFRVCYYQDKAYSLGAILQVGDYYMICHPANNFETNGALKWVRYNPQQKAPAQTQ; from the coding sequence ATGAACAAAGCCCTAATTACTTTTATGGTAGCAGCGTTAAGCTTACCCTCATTGGCAGAAGTCATAACGCTGCCAAAGCAGTCGTCGCGGGGTGCGGTCGTAGTGAACAACGAAGACGCTAAATTTAGAGTATGTTATTACCAAGATAAAGCCTATTCACTTGGAGCCATACTGCAAGTCGGCGACTATTATATGATTTGCCATCCTGCCAATAATTTCGAAACAAACGGCGCACTGAAGTGGGTCAGGTATAACCCGCAGCAAAAAGCCCCAGCACAAACTCAATGA
- a CDS encoding 1-aminocyclopropane-1-carboxylate deaminase/D-cysteine desulfhydrase → MKIANSPVTAHTFNGRQFYLKRDDMLHRHFSGNKARKFASLLASENPTIETLISYGSAQANSLYSLAALAYLKNWQLEFYVDRIPAWLEEKPIGNYRGAMDLGAKIIPVSKLENVSHLHPKDYIVHHRKPNESCLFVPEGGYSEVAEYGIKQLADEILKWQQQESIRNLAVALPSGTGTTAAFLAKFLAPCGIEVLTCPCVGGKEYLIDQISKLLNEAPLPRILELESKHHFGKLYQQDYDIWRELKEQTKVEFDLLYDPMMWRCLEPWLQTHQDVELLYIHQGGILGNQSMLPRYQRKYP, encoded by the coding sequence ATGAAAATCGCAAATAGCCCAGTCACAGCACATACATTTAACGGCAGACAGTTTTATCTAAAACGTGACGATATGTTACACCGTCACTTTTCAGGCAACAAAGCGCGTAAGTTTGCCTCTCTTTTAGCTAGTGAAAACCCGACAATAGAGACGTTAATAAGTTACGGTTCTGCACAAGCAAACTCATTGTATTCTCTTGCTGCCCTCGCCTATTTAAAAAACTGGCAGCTAGAGTTCTACGTAGATAGAATTCCTGCTTGGCTGGAGGAAAAGCCCATAGGCAACTATCGAGGCGCTATGGACCTAGGGGCCAAAATCATCCCCGTATCAAAACTTGAAAACGTAAGTCATTTGCACCCCAAAGACTATATCGTTCATCATAGAAAACCGAATGAAAGCTGTTTGTTTGTTCCAGAAGGCGGTTATTCTGAAGTTGCTGAATATGGAATCAAGCAACTCGCCGATGAGATATTGAAATGGCAACAACAAGAATCTATCAGGAACCTAGCCGTTGCACTTCCTTCAGGAACAGGGACAACTGCAGCTTTCTTGGCTAAGTTTCTCGCACCTTGTGGCATTGAAGTGCTCACTTGCCCTTGCGTTGGAGGAAAAGAGTACTTAATTGACCAAATATCTAAGCTGCTCAACGAAGCTCCACTACCACGCATTTTAGAACTTGAGTCTAAACACCACTTTGGCAAACTCTACCAGCAGGACTACGATATTTGGAGAGAGCTTAAAGAGCAAACAAAGGTTGAATTTGATTTGTTGTACGATCCTATGATGTGGCGCTGCCTTGAGCCCTGGTTGCAAACGCACCAAGATGTAGAGCTGCTTTACATTCACCAAGGAGGAATACTCGGAAATCAGAGCATGTTGCCAAGATACCAAAGGAAATACCCGTAA